A region from the Agrococcus sp. SL85 genome encodes:
- a CDS encoding DUF3180 family protein, translating into MRRTTATALVAAALIGGGLLWVLEASLVMSGRAAIVPPLTLGPALALLAAVLLLVAWPVRQAARGRRRIDHRHATGVLGLAKASSIVGALLLGAALGALGFFASRAVVAGDAVLALAVVGGGALLQLVAGLLAEHWCVLPPDDEDEARARGAAPTPSTG; encoded by the coding sequence GTGAGGCGCACGACGGCCACGGCCCTCGTGGCTGCCGCGCTCATCGGCGGCGGCCTGCTGTGGGTGCTCGAGGCCTCGCTCGTCATGAGCGGCCGAGCCGCGATCGTCCCGCCGCTCACGCTCGGCCCCGCGCTCGCGCTGCTCGCGGCCGTGCTGCTGCTCGTCGCGTGGCCGGTGCGACAGGCGGCGCGCGGGCGACGGCGCATCGACCACCGCCACGCCACCGGCGTCCTGGGCCTCGCGAAGGCGTCCTCGATCGTGGGTGCGCTGCTGCTCGGCGCCGCGCTCGGCGCGCTCGGCTTCTTCGCCTCGCGCGCGGTCGTGGCGGGCGATGCGGTGCTCGCGCTCGCGGTCGTGGGCGGCGGCGCCCTGCTGCAGCTCGTGGCCGGCCTGCTCGCCGAGCACTGGTGCGTGCTGCCGCCCGACGACGAGGACGAGGCGCGCGCCCGCGGCGCCGCGCCCACGCCGAGCACCGGCTGA
- a CDS encoding LCP family protein has protein sequence MTADIGTGKQRHIGRWIAVSIVGVIVLALLAAIGWYFLRIAPSVEQTESIETAFPEESLRPTEDPEAGDAVNILLLGSDSRAQDGSLLTDLGDRADTILVAHIPPDRGTVQIMSIMRDSWVEVPGHGMSKVNAALSLGGVPLMVQTVESIIEQRIDHIAVIDFDGFENLTTALGGVTLTNDIAFSYYGYDYPAGEITVEGEEALIYVRARYPFSDGDYQRVYNQRAFLRGVFQQLMTRENLTNPDRVADIFAAVAPYVATSDTFTLPVVLGLAPSIAQLDGSDIRTFTMPTLGTGMEGSQSVVYVNWDGVEQIRAAFAEESMDAFEPAPER, from the coding sequence GTGACGGCAGACATCGGGACGGGCAAGCAGCGGCACATCGGGCGTTGGATCGCCGTCAGCATCGTGGGCGTCATCGTCCTCGCCCTGCTGGCCGCGATCGGGTGGTACTTCCTGCGCATCGCGCCCTCGGTCGAGCAGACGGAGAGCATCGAGACCGCCTTCCCCGAGGAGAGCCTGCGCCCCACGGAGGACCCGGAGGCGGGCGATGCCGTGAACATCCTGCTGCTCGGCAGCGACTCGCGCGCCCAGGACGGCTCGCTGCTCACCGACCTCGGCGACCGGGCCGACACGATCCTCGTCGCCCACATCCCGCCGGACCGCGGCACGGTGCAGATCATGTCGATCATGCGCGACTCCTGGGTCGAGGTGCCCGGGCACGGGATGTCGAAGGTGAACGCGGCGCTGTCGCTCGGCGGCGTGCCGCTCATGGTGCAGACGGTCGAGTCGATCATCGAGCAGCGCATCGACCACATCGCCGTCATCGACTTCGACGGCTTCGAGAACCTCACGACCGCGCTCGGCGGCGTCACGCTCACGAACGACATCGCGTTCTCGTACTACGGCTACGACTACCCCGCGGGCGAGATCACGGTCGAGGGCGAGGAGGCCCTCATCTACGTGCGCGCGCGCTACCCGTTCTCGGACGGCGACTACCAGCGCGTCTACAACCAGCGCGCGTTCCTGCGCGGCGTCTTCCAGCAGCTCATGACGCGCGAGAACCTGACCAACCCCGACCGCGTCGCGGACATCTTCGCCGCGGTCGCGCCCTACGTGGCCACGAGCGACACCTTCACGCTGCCCGTGGTGCTGGGCCTCGCGCCGTCGATCGCGCAGCTCGACGGCTCCGACATCCGCACCTTCACGATGCCGACCCTCGGCACGGGCATGGAGGGCAGCCAGTCGGTCGTCTACGTGAACTGGGACGGCGTCGAGCAGATCCGCGCCGCCTTCGCCGAGGAGTCGATGGACGCCTTCGAGCCCGCGCCGGAGCGCTAG